In one Kluyveromyces marxianus DMKU3-1042 DNA, complete genome, chromosome 4 genomic region, the following are encoded:
- the DOT1 gene encoding histone methyltransferase DOT1, protein MSVECNSTGSDTSVFSSAQSMENTPESTPIHCNEQTAEPSAKRIKKSTMSLIEEAMKYDMRSEYHLPTTFLRERRKPVKVETDDEDEQVNQKPKRKYTRKTSSSSRRVGRPRKDVTSNNTIKPIKPERKAKTKTDTKPIAVINKSKLKSKTTTKPKTKSKSKPKTNSKSVSNTYKDQTSEDNNSDMFLTDLDNCIENTSFFNLPLIRNRSGFVKNITSPKIFVENPDENNFVPLKSVVFPDCEERFPVHANIQKFGYDALLEIGQNIESAVRVYFPKRYKPRGEKLLEELNDTFEKADTPAFESVMHRFNMLVSEIPHELLIQELEVCPKIPVSFIHSLLHVCYTRSIYPNARKLKKYTSFSNFVYGELMPDFLTSVYRRCGLSSDSVFMDLGSGVGNCVIQAALEFGCKLSFGCEIMDSASDMTELQLKELENRCNYWGINLPKIEFSLRESFVNNYRVNELIPKCDVILINNFIFDAPLNKQVEKIIQNLKPGAKIISLKSIRPPGYSINYDDMDNIFNRLKVESFKLPENSVSWTYRSVGDYYISTVQDTIDESIFCPPIIGRIRKKESIHYTK, encoded by the coding sequence ATGTCAGTAGAGTGTAATTCTACTGGCTCAGATACTTCAGTTTTCTCGAGTGCTCAATCAATGGAGAACACGCCTGAAAGCACGCCAATTCATTGCAATGAGCAGACGGCTGAGCCATCGGCAAAGCGtataaagaaaagcacCATGTCTTTAATCGAGGAAGCAATGAAGTACGATATGCGTAGTGAGTACCATCTTCCAACTACGTTTTTAAGAGAACGTCGTAAGCCTGTCAAGGTTGAGacagatgatgaagacgaaCAAGTCAATCAAAAgccaaagagaaaatatacTAGGAAGAcgagtagtagtagtaggCGAGTCGGGAGACCAAGAAAGGATGTAACAAGCAATAACACTATAAAACCCATAAAACCTGAAAGAAAAGCGAAAACAAAGACGGATACAAAACCAATTGCGGTTATAAACAAATCGAAACTCAAATCGAAGACCACTACGAAACCTAAAACtaaatccaaatccaagCCTAAAACCAATTCTAAATCAGTTTCCAATACATACAAAGATCAAACATCAGAAGATAATAATAGCGACATGTTCCTTACAGATTTAGACAACTGCATTGAGAATACATCATTCTTTAACTTGCCTCTAATTCGTAATAGAAGTGGATTTGTAAAGAATATCACATCTCCTAAGATATTCGTTGAGAATCCTGACGAGAATAATTTTGTACCATTGAAATCAGTAGTATTTCCGGATTGTGAAGAGCGCTTCCCAGTTCATGCAAACATCCAGAAATTCGGTTACGATGCTCTTCTGGAAATTGGACAGAATATAGAATCTGCGGTAAGAGTATACTTTCCGAAAAGATATAAGCCTCGAGGAGAGaaacttttggaagaattaAATGATACATTTGAAAAAGCAGACACGCCTGCTTTTGAATCTGTTATGCATCGATTTAATATGTTAGTATCTGAAATTCCTCACGAATTGCTCATTCAAGAGTTAGAAGTTTGCCCCAAAATTCCAGTATCATTTATTCATTCACTGTTACATGTATGCTATACTCGTTCTATTTATCCAAATGCTAGGAAGCTAAAGAAATACACAAGTTTCAGCAACTTCGTCTACGGCGAATTAATGCCAGATTTCCTCACATCAGTATATAGACGCTGTGGCCTCAGTTCTGACAGTGTGTTCATGGATCTTGGTTCAGGAGTAGGAAATTGTGTTATCCAAGCAGCTCTTGAGTTTGGCTGTAAACTCAGTTTCGGTTGTGAAATTATGGATTCTGCAAGTGATATGACAGAACTTCAGttaaaagaattagaaaaTAGGTGTAACTACTGGGGCATTAATCTACCGAAAATAGAATTTTCATTAAGGGAGAGTTTTGTCAACAATTATAGAGTCAATGAACTTATCCCAAAATGTGATGTGATACTAATCAATaactttatttttgatGCACCTTTGAATAAGCAAGTAGAAAAGATTATTCAAAATTTGAAGCCTGGGGCTAAGataatatctttgaaaagtataCGTCCTCCAGGTTATAGCATAAATTATGATGACATGGATAATATTTTCAACAGATTGAAAGTCGAATCATTCAAATTACCAGAGAATAGTGTTTCGTGGACTTACAGGAGTGTGGGTGATTATTACATTAGTACGGTTCAGGATACTATAGACGAATCTATTTTCTGCCCTCCTATTATTGGTAGAATcaggaaaaaagaatcgATCCATTATACAAAGTAG
- the UNG1 gene encoding uracil-DNA glycosylase has protein sequence MLKRSNDDAHQLQGKSPGKKRKVLVTDFFQKKTSSEEQTKATGHVDKAFKSIEKAESKSNIESITTVSSPAANVTAYDNSLLSLELQTIDASWLERLRPEINKPYFLKLKQFVIDEQKRYTVFPPEQDIYSWTRLTRFADTKVVIIGQDPYHNFNQAHGLAFSVKAPTPAPPSLKNIYKELQMNNYSDFKVNYAYGDLTSWSKQGVLLLNTSLTVRAHNANSHSKRGWEQFTKKAIDLLIEDREKSGKPIVFLLWGSNAIKLLQDKVNRMPKNFLVLKSVHPSPLSASRGFFGNKHFRMINDFLYENKLPMIDWSVVPESSLQEVTEANKKLLKSKSSSDIENAQNSS, from the coding sequence ATGTTAAAACGTAGTAATGATGATGCTCATCAATTGCAAGGTAAATCGCCTGGAAAGAAACGGAAGGTTTTGGTAACagatttcttccaaaagaagaCGAGTTCTGAAGAACAGACCAAGGCCACGGGTCATGTCGATAAGGCGTTTAAAAGTATCGAGAAGGCTGAATCTAAGAGTAATATCGAATCCATAACGACCGTTAGTAGTCCAGCTGCCAATGTTACTGCTTATGATAACAGTCTGTTAAGCCTGGAATTGCAAACCATAGACGCGTCCTGGCTGGAACGATTAAGACCTGAAATCAACAAGCCATACTTCCTTAAACTGAAACAATTTGTGATTGATGAACAAAAAAGATACACAGTGTTCCCTCCTGAAcaagatatatattcatgGACGCGTTTAACGCGTTTTGCGGACACGAAAGTGGTAATTATTGGACAAGACCCATACCACAACTTCAATCAAGCCCATGGTCTAGCATTTAGCGTTAAGGCCCCAACGCCTGCTCCTCCCTCGTTGAAAAACATATACAAAGAACTGCAGATGAACAACTACTCTGATTTTAAAGTGAATTATGCCTACGGTGATTTGACGTCATGGAGTAAACAAGGTGTGCTTTTGCTTAATACAAGTCTTACAGTGAGAGCACACAATGCAAACTCGCATTCTAAGAGAGGCTGGGAACAGTTTACCAAGAAAGCAATCGATCTGCTCATTGAAGACAGAGAGAAAAGTGGGAAACCAATTGTGTTCCTCCTATGGGGAAGTAATGCCATTAAATTATTACAGGATAAAGTCAACAGGATGCCTAAAAACTTCCTTGTTCTAAAATCAGTGCATCCATCTCCACTGTCTGCTTCCCGTGGCTTTTTTGGAAACAAGCATTTCAGAATGATTAACGACTTTTTATATGAGAACAAGCTACCAATGATCGATTGGAGCGTCGTCCCGGAGTCTTCCTTGCAAGAGGTTACAGaagcaaacaaaaaactCCTTAAAAGTAAGAGTAGCAGTGACATCGAGAACGCCCAAAACAGTAGCTAA
- the LRS4 gene encoding Lrs4p gives MGTPLQLVAEYYQSVLKCERIFNNNVRQNDLSDLVLARENISLRNKVQQLSLDLQLKQEELDSAKKLHKTQKALLESKLENTKSNLKKLSSEAGSEETERVKFHLLSPIQNERTKSFEREPSRLRQVLDRGHMTLFDDETDDTANRTDDVLFLNSLRPNTDARFRSQEGGDEDSSEVRKKRKLYNKKIEVDDIIDQNPNEDQEQLDSNNSSEKKEQSNSNTGQSKIKGLFKV, from the coding sequence ATGGGGACGCCGTTACAATTGGTTGCAGAATATTACCAATCGGTCCTAAAATGCGAAAGAATATTCAATAATAATGTGAGGCAAAATGACTTATCCGATCTAGTGCTCGCAAGGGAGAATATATCACTTCGAAATAAGGTACAGCAACTATCTCTGGATCTACAATTGAAGCAAGAGGAATTAGACTCTGCTAAGAAATTACACAAGACGCAAAAAGCATTGCTAGAGTCGAAATTAGAGAACACGAAAAGCAACCTCAAGAAACTATCTTCTGAAGCCGGATCAGAAGAGACAGAACGCGTCAAATTCCATCTGCTATCACCTATACAGAACGAACGTACCAAGTCCTTTGAAAGGGAACCCTCAAGGTTGCGCCAAGTGCTTGATAGAGGCCACATGACACtctttgatgatgagaCTGACGACACAGCAAACCGTACAGATGAtgttctcttcttgaactctTTACGGCCAAACACAGATGCCAGGTTCAGATCTCAGGAGGGAGGTGATGAAGACTCTTCAGAGGTTAGGAAGAAACGTAAACTTTACAATAAAAAGATAGAAGTGGATGATATAATTGACCAAAACCCAAACGAAGACCAAGAACAACTTGATTCAAACAACAGCAgcgaaaagaaagaacaatcAAATTCCAACACCGGGCAATCCAAGATAAAGGGTCTCTTCAAAGTTTGA
- the OST6 gene encoding dolichyl-diphosphooligosaccharide--protein glycotransferase codes for MRFLWLSVILNLCLLVKASVLSADDVTEYRDEDGIIKVTEENYQFLGKGLREFYSAVFITSDSPNQHGELCDLCGEFEPNFRIVSKSMVKQLSKEQSDRIMFFKVDLAENPSFLKDFQVTKIPFCLIYPPQPELTKEGQDFGWGHSPFYQYVIKHDNMKQATHFADFLAKILNVFLTIEQRFEYDKFAQVFVVCVMVFVFFKKKVLPLITNKPKFFLGLASIAIIMISVSGYNFTAMNHVPFIAQNKEGHVMWFSGGSHYQFGIEVLTISSFYTVLGGLFLAVYFVPKSVRLGSVEKSVISSVIAVILFFIYMYFLSIIDIKYPGYPYGIF; via the coding sequence ATGCGGTTCTTGTGGCTAAGTGTTATCTTAAACCTGTGTCTTTTGGTGAAGGCTTCTGTACTGAGTGCAGATGATGTTACAGAATACAGAGATGAAGATGGGATAATTAAGGTTACAGAGGAGAATTACCAGTTTCTTGGAAAGGGATTGAGGGAGTTTTACTCTGCGGTGTTTATTACCAGCGATTCTCCAAATCAGCATGGAGAATTGTGCGATCTATGTGGGGAGTTCGAGCCTAATTTCCGAATTGTATCGAAATCTATGGTCAAACAATTGTCCAAAGAGCAAAGCGATAGGATAATGTTCTTTAAAGTTGACTTAGCTGAGAATCCGTCGTTTTTGAAGGATTTTCAAGTTACCAAGATACCGTTTTGTTTAATATATCCTCCACAGCCGGAGTTGACGAAAGAGGGCCAAGATTTTGGATGGGGTCATAGTCCATTTTATCAGTATGTGATTAAGCATGACAACATGAAGCAGGCAACACATTTTGCTGATTTTTTGGCCAAGATCTTGAACGTTTTCCTCACCATTGAGCAAAGGTTTGAATACGACAAGTTTGCACAAGTGTTTGTTGTATGCGTGATGgtgtttgtatttttcaagaagaaggtattGCCATTGATCACGAACAAGCCCAAGTTCTTTTTGGGGTTGGCATCGATTGCCATCATCATGATTTCCGTTTCGGGTTACAACTTCACAGCGATGAACCATGTTCCATTTATAGCGCAAAACAAAGAGGGCCATGTGATGTGGTTTAGTGGTGGGTCGCATTATCAGTTTGGGATAGAGGTGTTGAcgatatcttcattttACACGGTGCTTGGAGGGTTATTCCTTGCTGTGTATTTTGTTCCAAAGAGCGTGCGTCTTGGGAGCGTGGAGAAGAGTGTCATATCGTCCGTTATCGCGGttattctcttcttcatataCATGTATTTCTTGTCGATAATTGACATAAAGTATCCTGGGTATCCGTATGGAATATTCTAA